A genomic region of Alnus glutinosa chromosome 11, dhAlnGlut1.1, whole genome shotgun sequence contains the following coding sequences:
- the LOC133882686 gene encoding UPF0481 protein At3g47200-like, whose protein sequence is MAASTSAEIQVEANASIGSIELQNRALSRIDSAIAESQDQEKGALIIDLKHLLEMSEPPFHPLDGFGIFRVPRDIRELNEKAYTPKYVSIGPFHFLANETLINMQKLKMKFFKMFVEKAQVSVEELVGAVSDSAVNIRGCYAGTSELDNHNYLKMIVLDASFIIVFFLILFKPAEWEHRSEAFILKSQLMDDFLLLENQLPFFIIQTLYNLAFKSHSNYPSFVQLTFKIFADYNSQNMPLDPNLKIMHFVDLLRTFFLPHRLPGRLGDSVMHLYTASQLHEAGLKFKVSSSKCLFDLKLTNGGLEIPRLQVDNSTECLFRNIMVLEQFNYRWESYVSDYIRMLDFLIDTTKDVDLLVQKKILVNNLGDSNAVATMVNNLNKGILLVDMNSDYCHFCQCLNLFYERPWHSWKVALRRDHFGNPWRTIATVGAIILLVLTLGQTICSIISVA, encoded by the coding sequence ATGGCAGCATCAACAAGTGCAGAAATTCAAGTCGAAGCAAatgcttcaatcggatcaattgAACTTCAAAACAGAGCGCTTTCACGCATAGACTCAGCAATTGCAGAAAGTCAAGACCAAGAGAAAGGGGCCTTAATAATTGATCTCAAACATTTGCTAGAAATGTCTGAGCCTCCCTTCCATCCCTTAGATGGATTTGGTATCTTCAGGGTTCCACGTGATATTCGCGAATTGAATGAAAAGGCCTACACTCCTAAGTATGTATCAATAGggccttttcattttcttgccAATGAAACATTGATAAACATGCAAAAgcttaaaatgaaatttttcaAGATGTTTGTGGAAAAGGCTCAGGTAAGCGTGGAGGAATTAGTAGGAGCAGTAAGTGATAGCGCAGTTAACATTCGTGGTTGTTATGCAGGGACTAGCGAACTTGACAACCATAATTATCTAAAAATGATCGTACTGGATGCAAGCTTCATTATTGTGTTTTTCCTGATCTTGTTCAAGCCTGCAGAATGGGAGCATAGAAGCGAGGCTTTTATATTAAAGTCACAGTTGATGGATGACTTCTTGTTgcttgaaaatcaacttcctttCTTTATTATTCAGACATTATACAACCTTGCATTTAAATCTCATTCAAACTACCCTTCCTTCGTCCAgcttacctttaaaatttttgCAGATTACAACTCTCAGAATATGCCTCTCGATcccaatttgaaaataatgCACTTCGTTGATTTGTTAAGAACCTTTTTTCTACCCCATAGGCTACCAGGTAGACTTGGTGACAGTGTTATGCATTTGTACACTGCGAGCCAATTGCACGAGGCAGGATTGAAGTTTAAGGTAAGTTCAAGCAAATGCTTATTTGACTTAAAATTAACAAATGGAGGGCTGGAAATACCACGTCTTCAAGTAGATAATTCTACAGAGTGTTTATTTCGAAACATCATGGTCTTGGAGCAATTTAACTATCGTTGGGAAAGTTATGTTTCCGATTATATTCGCATGTTGGATTTCCTTATTGACACTACCAAAGATGTGGATTTACTGGTGCAAAAGAAGATCTTGGTTAATAATTTAGGCGACAGCAATGCAGTGGCAACTATGGTCAACAATCTCAACAAAGGTATTTTGCTTGTAGACATGAACAGTGATTATTGTCATTTTTGTCAATGTTTGAATCTATTCTATGAGCGTCCTTGGCATAGTTGGAAGGTTGCCTTGAGACGTGATCATTTTGGTAATCCTTGGAGGACTATAGCTACCGTAGGTGCTATTATCTTGCTGGTGCTCACTCTTGGACAGACTATATGCTCTATTATCTCAGTagcataa